The Piliocolobus tephrosceles isolate RC106 unplaced genomic scaffold, ASM277652v3 unscaffolded_21764, whole genome shotgun sequence region gcttctttttcaGACAAAGCCCACATATGAGAAGGGAAAGGCATTTGCTTCCATAtgtgcaagatttttttttttttttttttttttgtgagatggagtctcgccctgtcgcctaggctggaatgcagtggcatgatctcggctcactgcaacctccacctcccgggttcaaatgattctcctgccccagcctcccaagtagctgggattacaggcacgtgccactacgcccacctaatttttgtatttttagtagagacagggtttcactatgttggttaggctggtctcgaactcttgacctcgtgatactcccgcctcggccttccaaagtgctggaattacaggcgtgagccactgagcccagccgtgcaggaatttttttttaaagttttgttgttattgtcagttttttgagtttttgtccagctttattgaggtgtagtCGATAAATATTAttgtatactatatatttaaagtgtacaacctTGTTCTGATAGAGGTATTCATTGTGAAATAATCATCACAGTCAATCCAagtaacatattcatcacctcaatttttcttttttgtatggtGAGAACACTGAAGATCTACTAATCAGAGTCCTCTTTTGCCTGTCTTTGGATAGGAGACTTCAAGATTTCAGAGAACCCAGATAAATGAAACTTGCTGAGTCTCCTTACAAGATCTAACATTCACATTCAGCTTAAGATTTCAAAATGTGTTCTTAGATGCGGAATTATGCATTTATCCTTCTAAAAAGCTGTGTATACGGCtctaaactatttaaaaatttatctctgAAGTGCCAAACATCGTTAGTGATACATTTGCGCCTTGCATCCTGtgcttttccaaaatgtttttcattccCCACAGGCAATGGAGCCCCAAAATACCTCCACTGTGACTAACTTTCAGCTGTTAGGATTCCAGAACCTTCTTGAATGGCAGACCCTGCTCTTTGTCATTTTCCTTGTCATCTACTGCCTGACCATTACAGGGAATGTCGTCATCATTACTGTGGTGAGCCAGGACCAGCGACTGCACTCCCCTATGTACATGTTCCTCCAGCATCTCTCCTTCCTGGAAGTCTGGTACACATCCACCACTGTGCCCCTTCTCCTAGCCAACCTGCTGTCCTGGGGCCAAGCCATCTCCTTCTCCGCCTGCATGGCACAGCTCTACTTCTTTGTGTTCCTCGGTGCTACCGAGTGCTTTCTCCTGGCCGTGATGGCCTATGACCGTTGCCTGGCCATCTGCAGCCCGCTCCGCTACCCTTTGCTCATGCATCGTGAGCTCTGCACCAGGTTGGTGGCGGTCTCCTGGTGGACAGGGATCGGCACAGCCTTTCTGCCTTCCCTGATGATTTCCAGGTTGGACTTCTGTGGGCCCAATGAGATTAACCACTTCTTCTGTGACCTCCCCCCACTCATGCAGCTCTCCTGTTCCAGTGTTTATATCACCGAGGTGACCATCTTCATCCTGTCAATTGCCGTgctatgcatttgtttttttctgacacTGGGGTCCTATGTTTTCATCGTGTCCTCCATATTGAGAATCCCTTCCACCTCTGGCCGGAGAAAGACATTTTCCACATGTGGCTCCCACCTGGCTGTTGTCACTATCTACTACGGGACCATGATCTCCATGTATGTGCACCCCAGTCCCCACTTGTTGCCTGAAGTCAACAAGATCATTTCTGTCTTCTACactgtggtcacaccactgctGAACCCAGTTATCTACAGCTTGAGGAACAAAGACTTCAAAGAAGCTGTTAGAAAGCTCATGAGAAGGAAATGTGGTATCTATGGAGTACGAGCAAAAGGAAGTTCCTTTATTAGGTGAGGAAAATTGCACAGAACATGCAGTGGATTAAATTCGGGGTTAAGTGAATGGTAGAGTCAGACCTTTAAACCTGAAGCTCCTTGTCAGAACTGCATTGAATTCCGTAAGCCACAAAACAACAGCTTTTTGAGGGTTCCTCGCCAGCAACCGGTCAGAAGATAAATTGCCTCCACCAAACCATTTTGAGATCAGTTTTGTCCTAGACACTTTCTAACATCTTGTTTGGAAAATCTGATTGAATTCCAGTGGATGGTGATTACACACACATTACGTTCACATTCTACAATaa contains the following coding sequences:
- the LOC111545266 gene encoding olfactory receptor 11L1, giving the protein MEPQNTSTVTNFQLLGFQNLLEWQTLLFVIFLVIYCLTITGNVVIITVVSQDQRLHSPMYMFLQHLSFLEVWYTSTTVPLLLANLLSWGQAISFSACMAQLYFFVFLGATECFLLAVMAYDRCLAICSPLRYPLLMHRELCTRLVAVSWWTGIGTAFLPSLMISRLDFCGPNEINHFFCDLPPLMQLSCSSVYITEVTIFILSIAVLCICFFLTLGSYVFIVSSILRIPSTSGRRKTFSTCGSHLAVVTIYYGTMISMYVHPSPHLLPEVNKIISVFYTVVTPLLNPVIYSLRNKDFKEAVRKLMRRKCGIYGVRAKGSSFIR